A genomic segment from Prochlorothrix hollandica PCC 9006 = CALU 1027 encodes:
- a CDS encoding ABC transporter ATP-binding protein, with protein MNRRFRLLLAFARLFPGRVIASIVLGFSSALFNGVNTTLLVPILLQLVGQSIQFGSVPPLIQRLLSPFEAMPEQQRLILLLTAAIVTILLKNITSYINTLVNVSLRRGLLNQLRSKGFDMLFAVDIDFYNQYQVGDIIRQVNGETSRTAGAIINLIAIVNIVLNVTVFTLILLAISWPLTLISLGLVSVAVMANQIFISRAKALGKELTVRTKEFSVRLLETLNGIRLIRSVATEDWERQRIIALIHAHEKAEFRSQMNSAAIGPINEITSILVLICIVLIGRFLFRNDLEGLSTILLVYLVALFRLLPFLGQLNQVRNGLANTAASVELIDDFLRWDNKPFMSQGHHPFQGLEQGITFKHLGFKYPGRSKTIIHDVNLTLPRGKTLALVGSSGSGKSTLINLLARFYDPVGGHILVDDRDLRELELGSFRRRVGLVSQDTFLFNDSVRNNIAYARMSATDSEIEQAAQRANALEFIEQLPQGWDTHIGDRGVMLSGGQRQRLAIARALLQDPDILLLDEATSALDTVSERLVQQALEELSRDRTVLVVAHRLSTIRNADQIAVMDQGRVVEVGTHGELLQRQGKYAQLWNLQFGEPAPGEAAETPLIMGQPSGPTQVALNQMFSTLEVLETVLLESGLGQTASTQANLATLSQEAYGAATDLLQVMQGSEQKIAEFAQTSYQARTYLSSMIGSLQLVIEGITDSWEEEQELIQEAYQAGTGLLELLHLKSANAALDPMDESVTLVD; from the coding sequence ATGAATCGACGCTTTCGCCTCCTTTTAGCCTTTGCTCGTCTCTTCCCCGGTCGGGTCATTGCGAGTATTGTGCTGGGCTTTTCCAGTGCTCTGTTTAATGGTGTCAATACCACCCTACTGGTGCCTATTCTGTTGCAGTTAGTGGGCCAAAGTATTCAGTTTGGATCCGTACCTCCCCTGATTCAGCGATTGCTTAGCCCTTTTGAAGCCATGCCCGAACAGCAGCGGCTTATTTTATTATTAACGGCGGCTATTGTCACTATCCTGCTCAAAAATATAACGAGTTATATCAATACCCTCGTCAATGTCTCCCTCAGGCGAGGGTTGTTGAATCAACTGAGGAGCAAGGGATTTGATATGCTCTTTGCGGTGGACATTGATTTCTATAATCAATATCAAGTGGGGGATATCATTCGTCAAGTCAACGGAGAAACCTCTCGAACCGCAGGGGCTATTATTAATCTTATCGCAATTGTTAATATTGTTCTCAACGTCACTGTATTTACTCTAATTCTACTGGCCATTTCTTGGCCCTTAACCCTGATCTCCCTGGGCCTGGTCAGTGTTGCTGTCATGGCCAATCAGATTTTTATTAGTCGTGCCAAGGCGTTAGGAAAAGAGCTAACGGTCCGCACTAAGGAGTTTTCTGTCCGACTGTTGGAAACCCTCAATGGTATTCGTTTGATTCGATCGGTGGCCACAGAAGACTGGGAACGGCAACGCATTATCGCTTTGATTCATGCCCATGAGAAAGCTGAATTTCGATCGCAGATGAACTCTGCCGCCATTGGACCCATTAATGAAATCACGAGCATCCTTGTTTTGATTTGCATCGTGTTAATTGGTCGTTTTCTATTTCGCAATGATCTCGAAGGGCTGTCAACTATTTTACTGGTTTATTTGGTGGCCTTGTTTCGCCTACTTCCCTTCTTAGGGCAACTGAATCAGGTGCGTAATGGCTTGGCCAATACTGCGGCTAGCGTCGAACTGATTGATGATTTTTTGCGTTGGGATAATAAGCCCTTTATGTCCCAGGGTCACCATCCCTTTCAGGGCTTAGAACAGGGGATTACCTTTAAGCACCTTGGTTTTAAGTACCCCGGTCGCAGCAAAACGATTATTCACGATGTTAATTTGACCTTGCCCCGGGGGAAAACCTTGGCCTTAGTGGGCAGTTCCGGATCCGGGAAGTCAACCCTCATTAATTTGCTGGCCCGATTTTATGATCCCGTCGGGGGTCACATTTTGGTGGACGATCGCGATCTGCGGGAGTTGGAACTGGGCAGTTTTCGCCGCCGTGTCGGCTTAGTCAGTCAAGACACCTTTTTGTTTAATGATTCGGTGCGCAATAACATTGCCTATGCCCGCATGAGTGCCACCGACTCAGAAATCGAACAAGCGGCCCAACGGGCCAATGCCCTTGAATTTATTGAGCAGTTGCCCCAGGGCTGGGATACCCACATCGGCGATCGGGGGGTCATGTTGTCGGGAGGGCAGCGGCAGCGGTTGGCCATTGCCCGTGCCCTGTTGCAGGATCCCGATATTTTATTGCTGGATGAGGCCACCAGTGCCCTGGATACGGTGTCTGAGCGCTTGGTGCAACAGGCTTTGGAGGAACTGAGCCGCGATCGCACGGTGCTAGTAGTCGCGCACCGCCTCTCCACCATCCGCAACGCCGATCAAATTGCGGTGATGGACCAAGGCCGCGTGGTGGAAGTGGGAACCCATGGGGAATTATTGCAGCGCCAAGGCAAATATGCCCAACTCTGGAACCTCCAATTTGGGGAGCCAGCGCCTGGGGAGGCTGCCGAAACCCCCCTGATCATGGGTCAGCCCTCAGGACCCACCCAGGTTGCCCTAAACCAAATGTTCAGTACCTTGGAAGTGTTGGAAACGGTCCTGCTGGAGTCGGGACTCGGTCAAACCGCATCGACCCAAGCCAACCTAGCCACCCTCAGTCAGGAAGCCTATGGGGCGGCCACGGATTTACTCCAGGTGATGCAGGGTTCCGAACAGAAAATTGCAGAATTTGCCCAAACCTCTTACCAGGCCCGCACCTATCTCAGTTCCATGATTGGTTCGTTGCAACTGGTGATCGAAGGCATTACCGACAGTTGGGAAGAAGAACAGGAGTTAATTCAAGAGGCTTACCAAGCGGGCACTGGCTTATTGGAACTGTTGCACTTGAAAAGCGCCAACGCTGCACTAGACCCGATGGACG